In the Syngnathus scovelli strain Florida chromosome 8, RoL_Ssco_1.2, whole genome shotgun sequence genome, one interval contains:
- the LOC125974146 gene encoding uncharacterized protein, which yields MHTRLTEVLGTATAFITATAFITATAFITATAFITATAFITATASITASITASITAFITASDTATSDTATSDTATTDTATTDTTVDTPPTYMFEDVQYNNLEM from the coding sequence ATGCACACCCGGCTCACGGAGGTTTTAGGCACGGCCACGGCCTTCATCACGGCCACGGCCTTCATCACGGCCACGGCCTTTATCACGGCCACGGCCTTTATCACGGCCACGGCCTTCATCACGGCCACGGCCTCCATCACGGCCTCCATCACGGCCTCCATCACGGCCTTCATCACGGCCTCGGATACGGCCACCTCGGATACGGCCACCTCGGATACGGCCACCACGGATACGGCCACCACGGATACAACCGTGGACACCCCTCCCACGTACATGTTCGAGGATGTTCAATACAATAACCTCGAAATGTAA
- the lss gene encoding lanosterol synthase: MTENMHLRRRGGPYKTEPATDLRRWRLSNVEGRQTWSYLEHVDASEREQTMLEAHSLGLDTSKFVHDSPAARTAVDVALKGMNFYSHLQAEDGHWAGDYGGPLFLLPGLLITCHIAKIHLEHTWKKEMVRYLRSVQLPDGGWGLHIEDKSTVFGTALSYTSLRILGVDPDDPDLVRARNNLHSKGGAVGIPSWGKFWLAILNVYDWEGMNTLLPEMWLFPSWLPAHPSTLWCHCRQVYLPMSYCYAVRLVADEDALVLSLRQELYVQDYASIDWPAQRNNVAACDLYTPHSKLLSAAYTVLNVYEAHHSATLRGMAVKELYQHIQADDLFTKCISIGPISKTINMLVRWYVDGPSSAVFQEHVSRIADYLWLGLDGMKMQGTNGSQLWDTCFAVQAFLEAGAQDNPQLAECLRRARHFLTITQIPDNPPDYQKYYRQMNKGGFPFSTRDCGWIVADCTAEGLKSLMLLQEARPSVGEPVAPQRLYDAVNVLLSMRNSDGGFATYETKRGGKLLELLNPSEVFGDIMIDYTYVECTSAVMQALGHFHKVHPEHRAEEIRKTLDDGLEYCRRTQRPDGSWEGSWGVCFTYGTWFGLEAFACMGHHYQRNGRPEVRDACRFLLDRQMADGGWGEDFESCEQRRYVQSGSAQIHNTCWALLGLMAVRHPDQRAIERGVKLLIDKQLPNGDWPQENISGVFNKSCAISYTSYRNVFPIWTLGRFASLNPGSSLSGKVKL, encoded by the exons ATGACTGAGAATAT GCACTTGCGGAGGCGAGGAGGACCGTACAAGACGGAGCCGGCTACGGACCTGAGGCGCTGGAGGCTTTCTAACGTCGAGGGCAGGCAGACCTGGTCATACCTGGAGCATGTGGATGCCTCAGAAAGGGAGCAGACCATGCTAGAGGCCCATTCTTTAGGCTTGGACACG AGCAAATTTGTGCACGACTCCCCGGCCGCCCGCACGGCCGTGGATGTCGCCCTGAAAGGTATGAACTTCTACAGCCACCTCCAAGCCGAGGACGGCCACTGGGCGGGGGACTACGGAGGACCACTCTTCCTGCTACCCG GTCTACTGATCACTTGCCATATCGCTAAGATCCATCTGGAGCACACCTGGAAGAAAGAGATGGTGCGATACCTGCGCTCTGTTCAGCTGCCGGACGGAGGCTGGGGCCT ACATATCGAGGACAAGTCGACGGTGTTTGGCACAGCTTTGAGTTACACCTCGCTCCGGATTCTGGGTGTCGATCCGGATGATCCTGACTTGGTTCGGGCGAGGAACAACCTGCATAGCAAAG GCGGTGCGGTGGGCATCCCATCCTGGGGTAAATTCTGGTTGGCCATTTTGAATGTCTATGACTGGGAAGGAATGAACACGCTCCTACCAGAGATGTG GCTGTTCCCGAGCTGGCTGCCGGCCCACCCGTCCACTCTGTGGTGCCACTGTCGCCAGGTCTACCTTCCAATGAGCTACTGTTACGCTGTGAGACTGGTGGCTGACGAGGACGCCCTGGTCCTTAGCCTCAGACAG GAGCTTTATGTCCAAGACTATGCCAGCATCGACTGGCCAGCTCAGCGCAACAATGTGGCGGCGTGTGACTTGTACACTCCACACAGCAAACTGCTGTCTGCAGCCTACA CCGTGCTTAATGTGTACGAGGCCCACCACAGCGCCACGCTGAGAGGAATGGCCGTCAAAGAACTGTACCAGCACATCCAGGCCGACGACCTCTTCACCAAATGTATCAGCATTGGCCCG ATCTCCAAGACGATCAACATGCTGGTCCGCTGGTACGTGGACGGCCCCTCGTCTGCAGTCTTCCAGGAGCACGTGTCCAGAATCGCCGACTACCTCTG GCTGGGACTGGATGGTATGAAAATGCAG GGCACCAACGGGTCTCAGCTCTGGGATACTTGCTTTGCGGTTCAGGCTTTCCTTGAG GCGGGAGCCCAAGACAACCCCCAACTCGCCGAGTGTCTCCGACGCGCCCGGCACTTTCTGACAATCACACAG ATCCCAGATAATCCTCCCGATTACCAAAAGTACTACCGTCAAATGAACAAG GGAGGCTTCCCCTTCAGCACGCGCGACTGCGGCTGGATCGTGGCCGACTGCACGGCGGAGGGCCTCAAGTCGCTGATGCTGCTGCAGGAGGCGCGCCCCTCCGTAGGCGAGCCCGTCGCGCCGCAGCGCCTCTACGACGCCGTCAATGTG TTGCTGAGCATGAGAAACTCTGACGGCGGCTTTGCCACGTATGAAACGAAGAGAGGGGGGAAACTTCTCGAGCTGCTGAACCCCTCTGAGGTCTTCG GTGACATCATGATCGATTACACCTATGTGGAATGTACGTCAGCAGTGATGCAGGCTCTGGGCCATTTCCACAAGGTGCATCCCGAACACCGCGCGGAGGAAATCAG GAAGACCTTGGACGACGGGCTGGAGTACTGTCGCAGGACGCAGAGGCCCGACGGATCGTGGGAAGG GTCCTGGGGCGTGTGCTTCACCTACGGGACCTGGTTTGGCTTAGAAGCCTTCGCTTGTATGGGACACCATTATCAGAG GAACGGCCGCCCGGAGGTACGCGACGCCTGCCGCTTCCTTTTGGATCGGCAGATGGCGGACGGCGGCTGGGGGGAGGACTTTGAGTCGTGCGAGCAACGGCGCTACGTCCAGAGCGGCTCGGCGCAGATCCACAATACCTGCTGGGCTCTGTTGGGCCTCATGGCGGTCAG GCACCCTGACCAGCGGGCCATCGAGCGAGGTGTCAAGCTGTTGATTGACAAGCAGCTGCCCAACGGAGACTGGCCTCAG GAGAATATCTCGGGCGTGTTCAACAAAAGCTGCGCCATCAGCTACACCTCGTACAGGAACGTCTTCCCCATTTGGACCCTGGGCCGCTTCGCCTCTCTCAACCCCGGCAGTTCTCTGAGCGGCAAGGTCAAGCTGTGA
- the LOC125974145 gene encoding endoribonuclease YbeY: MGVVVRNLQKVVPLRRARLRKDVNTLRHILGIQKFDLGVVCVDNRRIQHINNIYRKKNEPTDVLSFPFHEGLRPGKMPCPLHRDELNLGDIFLGVEFLMRQCQEESTDLHEALTVVTTHGICHLLGYRHETEEEWHEMLQKESYILGEYNRLTGQHLMPMMKPYHQDR, encoded by the exons ATGGGTGTAGTGGTACGGAATCTTCAGAAAGTAGTTCCTCTTCGCCGCGCCCGGCTCCGCAAGGACGTGAACACCCTCAGGCACATCTTGGGCATCCAGAAGTTCGATTTGGGCGTCGTTTGCGTGGACAACCGCAGAATTCAGCACATCAACAACATTTACAGGAAGAAAAACGAACCCACCGATGTCCTCTCGTTTCCATTCCATGAG GGTCTGCGACCCGGTAAGATGCCGTGTCCCCTCCACAGAGACGAGCTGAACCTCGGTGACATTTTCCTGGGGGTGGAGTTCCTCATGAGGCAGTGTCAGGAGGAGTCCACGGATCTCCACGAGGCGCTCACC GTGGTGACGACCCACGGCATTTGCCACCTGCTCGGCTACAGACACGAGACAGAGGAGGAATGGCATGAG ATGCTGCAGAAGGAAAGCTACATTCTTGGCGAGTACAATAGACTGACAGGGCAACATTTGATGCCCATGATGAAGCCATACCACCAAGACAGGTGA
- the usp37 gene encoding ubiquitin carboxyl-terminal hydrolase 37, producing the protein MATLVPKVSSGGAVKMRYTGDDIGVSRWREGTFEILEKDNKVKLSLKFNSGGYGKTFELNQNVKKVSFGINRISLYLKDSRLIVLDQMSSTLARKTNDYLEKLMQGKTSVLKSSNGSVNFSLPTRRSLKNDISPTAERQITTRRQIAEGREDSTPRKPLCSSSRAASTSTRAGHSDNRSEKRKRHLASENDLTEDYPKENDSSSNNKAISDPSREFLLLFKEKLKQAEDNRSLAPLTSTTPLQPTSFYSRGSVTKDYSQGHSFSERATSTSASPAAKRSLLLPVHSTPSKKVRPSLDYGGWNKPRPSAAVQSQPPLQGFSNLGNTCYMNSILQSLLSLPSFSNDLLRQSIPWKKVPTNALLSRFAHLLAKKDVGCPETQKDLLRKVKSAISSTAERFSGNMQNDAHEFLSQCLDQLKDDMEKVNKSQASAAKPDPGEEADTSRIYTCPVAVNMAFEVQHTITCKSCGEVLIKREQFNDLSIDLPRRKKTLPLRSIQDSLDLFFRLEEIEYSCEKCNRKAATVTHKFSKLPRVLILHLKRYNFNAQLSLNSKLGQQVVIPRYLTLLSHCTDSTRPPIPLGWSSQASRALKTSQPLSASMAPLRKLAGKTVNCNNASALADSDSEEEKLCRKASTARRRRISNSLPEDDERPEERGDPTDLSGINDDEMLEAVLEFSRQEAGVTAPPLVLDDEPTSSPDTGFGDTDAQELAYHTELMETDAKQPANVLDSLDLTMDENKENQTPEGSQGQQGEMDWVQQYNLDQEREDQELQQALAQSLKEHEAQELREADDLKRATELSLQEFNNSLPEHICSDDDSGNEDVLDMEYTEAEVESLKRNAECGDLANSFRLISVVSHIGSSSTSGHYISDVYDMKKQSWLTYNDLDVSRTQEAAVQRERDRSGYIFFYMHKDVFEQLSEMEKAPGNVSDLGRNVLQPL; encoded by the exons ATGGCCACCCTAGTGCCCAAAGTGTCCAGTGGCGGCGCTGTGAAGATGCGCTACACCGGCGATGATATCGGCGTCTCGCGTTGGAGGGAAGGCACCTTTGAGATCCTGGAAAAGGACAACAAAGTCAAGTTGAGTTTGAAATTCAACTCTGGAGGCTATGGCAAAACCTTTGAG CTGAATCAAAATGTGAAGAAAGTCTCCTTTGGCATTAACCGAATCTCGCTGTATTTGAAAGACAGCCGATTGATCGTCCTGGACCAGATGTCTTCCACTTTGGCCCGGAAGACGAATGACTATCTGGAAAAGCTAATGCAAGGAAAGACAA GTGTTTTAAAATCATCCAATGGAAGTGTAAACTTCAGTCTGCCGACCCGCCGCTCATTGAAGAATGACATCAGTCCCACTGCGGAGAGACAG ATAACAACAAGACGTCAGATTGCCGAGGGACGGGAGGATTCCACGCCGCGTAAACCTCTGTGCAGCTCGAGCAGAGCCGCCTCCACATCTACTCGAGCCGGACATTCCGACAACCG GAGTGAGAAGAGAAAGCGACACCTCGCCTCTGAAAATGACTTAACTGAGGACTACCCCAAGGAAAATGACTCCTCCAG caACAACAAAGCCATTTCGGACCCATCGAGGGAGTTTTTGTTGCTTTTCAAAGAAAAACTGAAGCAAGCAGAGGACAATCGCAGTTTAG CTCCCCTGACTTCAACGACGCCCCTCCAGCCGACTTCATTCTACAGCCGAGGATCCGTGACCAAGGATTACAGCCAGGGCCACTCCTTTTCAGAAAG GGCCACGAGTACATCGGCGTCACCCGCGGCCAAGCGTAGCCTCCTGCTGCCCGTTCACTCCACTCCTTCCAAGAAAGTGCGACCCTCCTTGGATTACGGCGGCTGGAACAAGCCGAGGCCCTCGGCCGCAGTCCAGTCGCAGCCTCCCCTGCAAGG GTTTTCAAATTTGGGCAACACTTGCTACATGAATTCCATTCTGCAGTCACTCTTGAGCCTCCCGTCCTTCTCCAATGACTTGCTGAGGCAGAGCATCCCTTGGAAGAAAGTGCCCACCAATGCGCTGCTCAG TCGTTTTGCTCATCTTCTGGCCAAGAAGGACGTGGGTTGCCCGGAAACGCAAAAGGACCTCTTgaggaaagtgaaaagtgccatctCATCCACCGCCGAGCGTTTCTCTGGAAATATGCAGAAT GACGCTCACGAGTTTCTCAGCCAGTGTCTGGATCAGCTGAAAGACGACATGGAGAAAGTGAACAAAAGTCAGGCATCTGCGGCCAAGCCTGATCCCGGCGAAGAAGCCGACACCTCTCGCATCTACACCTGCCCTGTGGCTGTCAACATGGCGTTCGAAGTGCAGCACACCATCACGTGCAAAAG TTGTGGCGAAGTGTTGATCAAGCGCGAGCAGTTCAACGACCTGTCCATCGACCTGCCTCGCAGGAAGAAGACCCTCCCACTTCGATCGATTCAAGATTCCCTGGATCTGTTTTTCAGG TTGGAGGAAATTGAATATTCCTGTGAGAAGTGCAATAGAAAAGCAGCCACGGTTACACACAAATTCAGCAAATTACCCAG AGTGCTCATCCTTCATCTGAAAAGGTACAATTTTAACGCCCAGCTGTCTCTGAACAGCAAGCTCGGCCAGCAGGTGGTGATACCCCGCTACCTGACCCTACTGTCACATTGCACCGACTCCACACGACCCCCCATCCCTCTCGGCTGGAGTTCCCAAGC GTCCAGAGCACTCAAAACATCCCAGCCACTCAGTGCGTCCATGGCTCCTCTCCG GAAGCTCGCAGGGAAGACAGTTAATTGCAACAACGCATCGGCGCTAGCGGACTCGGACTCCGAAGAGGAGAAGCTTTGCAGAAAGGCGAGCACCGCCCGCAGACGACGAATCAGCAACAGTCTGCCAGAAGATGATGAACGACCGGAAGAG CGGGGAGATCCAACAGATCTCAGTGGGATCAACGACGATGAAATGTTAGAAGCGGTGCTAGAGTTCAGTCGGCAGGAGGCCGGTGTCACCGCGCCGCCTTTGGTCCTGGACGACGAGCCCACGAGCAGCCCGGACACGGGCTTCGGCGACACGGATGCCCAAGAACTGGCCTATCACACTGAGCTGATGGAGACGGACGCCAAACAGCCcgcaa ACGTGTTGGATTCCTTGGACTTGACCATGGATGAGAACAAAGAGAACCAAACCCCAGAAGGTTCGCAAGGCCAACAGGGGGAAATGGATTGGGTCCAGCAATACAACTTGGATCAGGAGAGGGAGGATCAGGAGTTGCAGCAAGCGCTGGCTCAAAGCCTCAAGGAGCAC GAAGCCCAAGAGTTGAGAGAGGCGGATGATCTGAAGAGGGCCACCGAGCTCAGCTTGCAAG AGTTCAACAATTCTTTGCCCGAGCACATATGCTCGGACGACGACTCCGGTAACGAagatgtgctcgacatggaataCACGGAAGCCGAAGTCGAGAGCCTCAAGAGGAACGCAGAG TGCGGGGACTTGGCCAACTCTTTTCGGCTCATCAGTGTCGTCAGCCACATCGGGAGCAGCTCCACCTCTG GGCATTACATCAGCGACGTATACGACATGAAGAAGCAGTCGTGGCTGACTTACAACGACCTGGACGTGTCGCGGACCCAGGAGGCGGCCGTCCAGCGGGAGCGCGACCGCAGCGGATACATTTTCTTCTACATGCACAA GGATGTGTTTGAGCAGCTGTCCGAAATGGAGAAGGCTCCCGGCAATGTCTCGGACTTGGGGAGAAATGTTCTGCAGCCCCTCTGA